Proteins encoded in a region of the Trypanosoma brucei brucei TREU927 chromosome 5, complete sequence genome:
- a CDS encoding small ubiquitin protein, putative (similar to Ubiquitin-like protein SMT3. (Swiss-Prot:P55857) [Oryza sativa]; similar to Ubiquitin-like protein SMT3C precursor (Ubiquitin-homology domainprotein PIC1) (Ubiquitin-like protein UBL1) (Ubiquitin-related proteinSUMO-1) (GAP modifying protein 1) (GMP1) (Sentrin). (Swiss-Prot:Q93068) [Homo sapiens;Mus musculus]), with protein MDEPTHNSNNGGEPSNNGGEGAEGTCKEETALVAVKVVNADGAEMFFRIKSRTALKKLIDTYCKKQGISRNSVRFLFDGTPIDETKTPEELGMEDDDVIDAMVEQTGGCLWCMA; from the coding sequence aTGGACGAACCCACTCATAACTCCAACAACGGCGGTGAGCCCTCAAATAATGGAGGTGAAGGGGCAGAAGGAACCTGCAAGGAGGAAACTGCACTTGTGGCTGTAAAAGTTGTGAATGCTGATGGCGCGGAAATGTTTTTCCGTATCAAATCCCGCACGGCCCTAAAAAAACTCATTGATACGTATTGCAAGAAGCAGGGAATATCGCGTAACAGCGTGCGCTTCCTTTTTGATGGAACACCAATTGACGAAACCAAAACACCAGAAGAGTTGGGTatggaagatgatgatgtgaTTGATGCGATGGTGGAGCAGACAGGCGGGTGTCTTTGGTGCATGGCGTga
- a CDS encoding signal peptidase type I, putative gives MSLLHRADATALRILREQHVESLAMSAQTGPINYIKKTFKDIVDTMPDRRNTFLMLVTLCTFFVGWRTAIAVTDCESPLVVVLSGSMEPFMFRGDLLVLHNIGEPTMGDVVVFSLPNRTIPIVHRVHRIRLLEDGVTRLYLTKGDNNEMDDRTLYPRGYHWVEKKDIIGKVAVLVPRVGFITLIAEDHSWAKLVLVPLALIWCWYTGM, from the coding sequence ATGTCATTGCTGCATCGGGCTGATGCGACGGCGCTGCGGATTTTGCGTGAGCAGCATGTGGAATCATTAGCCATGTCTGCACAAACAGGACCCATTAATtacattaaaaaaacttttaagGACATTGTTGATACAATGCCGGACAGACGCAACACCTTCTTAATGTTGGTAACTCTCTGCACATTCTTTGTTGGTTGGCGTACAGCCATCGCGGTGACCGATTGTGAAAGCCCACTTGTTGTGGTGCTCTCAGGAAGTATGGAACCCTTCATGTTTCGTGGTGACTTACTTGTTCTGCATAATATTGGCGAACCCACGATGGGGGATGtcgttgttttctctctccccaACCGTACAATTCCAATCGTTCATCGCGTCCATCGCATTCGATTACTTGAGGACGGTGTGACTCGTTTGTACCTCACGAAAGGGGATAACAATGAAATGGATGACCGTACATTATATCCGCGCGGATATCATTGGgtagagaaaaaagatatcaTTGGGAAAGTTGCCGTGCTGGTGCCGCGGGTGGGTTTTATTACGCTAATTGCCGAAGACCACTCATGGGCAAAACTTGTGCTTGTTCCACTGGCATTGATATGGTGCTGGTACACCGGAATGTAA